In the genome of Bacillota bacterium, one region contains:
- a CDS encoding DegT/DnrJ/EryC1/StrS family aminotransferase has protein sequence MEFIDLKTQYQRLKPQIDAAIQRVLDHGQYILGPEVAELEEKLAAYTGAKHCITVANGTDALQIALMALGVGPGDEVITPGFTYIATAETVALLRAKPVYVDIDERTYNLDPALLEAAITPRTKAIVPVSLYGQCADFDAINAIAARHGIPVIEDAAQSFGATYKGRKSCNLSTIACASFFPSKPMGCYGDGGAVFTNDSELAKAMRQIARHGQGRRYHHVRVGVNSRLDTLQAAILLPKLAVFDEEIALRQVVAGRYMQLLQGVEQLVLPVVEPHNVSVWAQFTIRVQNREAVQKQLLDAGVPTAVHYPIPLNKQPAVADAGVKLTVGDVLSQSVISLPMHPYLSEVNINTIFIALKKTFS, from the coding sequence ATGGAATTCATCGACCTCAAAACCCAGTACCAGCGGCTCAAGCCGCAGATTGACGCCGCCATACAGCGCGTGCTGGACCATGGCCAGTACATCCTCGGCCCCGAAGTGGCCGAGCTGGAAGAAAAGCTGGCTGCCTACACGGGGGCCAAGCACTGCATCACCGTGGCCAATGGCACCGACGCCCTGCAGATTGCCCTCATGGCACTGGGCGTGGGGCCGGGAGATGAAGTCATCACCCCCGGCTTCACCTACATCGCCACGGCCGAGACGGTGGCCTTGCTGCGTGCCAAGCCGGTGTATGTAGACATTGATGAGCGCACCTACAACCTAGACCCGGCCTTGTTAGAAGCGGCCATTACGCCGCGTACCAAAGCCATTGTGCCGGTAAGCTTATACGGGCAATGCGCAGACTTTGACGCCATCAACGCCATCGCGGCCCGGCACGGCATACCCGTGATCGAAGACGCCGCCCAAAGCTTTGGTGCCACCTACAAGGGGCGCAAAAGCTGCAACCTTTCTACCATCGCATGCGCCAGCTTCTTTCCCAGTAAGCCGATGGGCTGTTATGGCGATGGCGGTGCCGTGTTCACCAACGACAGCGAACTGGCCAAGGCGATGCGCCAGATTGCTCGGCATGGGCAAGGCAGGCGTTACCACCATGTGCGAGTAGGGGTAAACAGTCGGCTCGACACGCTTCAGGCCGCCATCCTATTGCCCAAGCTGGCGGTGTTCGATGAAGAAATTGCACTGCGCCAGGTGGTGGCCGGCCGCTACATGCAGTTGCTGCAAGGGGTGGAGCAACTGGTACTGCCCGTGGTGGAGCCCCACAACGTGAGCGTGTGGGCGCAATTCACCATAAGGGTGCAAAACCGCGAAGCCGTGCAGAAGCAGCTATTGGACGCTGGGGTGCCCACTGCGGTGCATTACCCCATACCATTGAATAAACAGCCGGCGGTAGCCGATGCAGGCGTCAAACTGACCGTGGGCGATGTGCTCTCGCAAAGCGTAATCAGTTTACCCATGCATCCGTACCTCAGCGAAG